The segment TTCGATAAACCTTTCTACGGCATAGTCTTTAGCAAGGGCCATTACAGCAACGTTAATTGCGTACACTTGCCAGCGGGTTTGGGACGAACGTCCGTCAACTTCGAGATTAGCATACACGCATGTGGCACGGCTGGAAATACGGAGAACGGCCTGTACGGTTACGGCGCCGAATCAGGATCGGGAACGTACTTCGAGAACATCATCGTCGTTCAATACGATCCTCAAGTTCAAGAAGTTTGGGACCAGGCGCGCAAGCTGCGTTGCACTTGGCACGATCTGTACGAGAAGTCGGTTACGTTCCGTCCGTTCCCCGTGGACATGTTGGACGTGGTACGAGCCGATTTTGCCGGCGATAACGTGGGTTGTTGGATGCAAATACAGGTGGGGAAGGGTCCATGGGCCTCCGAGGTCTCCGGGCTGGTTAAGATCGGTCAAACGATGACGATGGTGCTCGCAATAAAGGACGACGACTCCAAGTTCGATATGCTCGTGAGGAACTGCATGGCTCACGACGGTAAACGGGCCCCGATACAGTTGGTGGATCAAAGGGGATGCATCACGAGGCCCAAGCTCATGTCGCGGTTCACCAAGATCAAAAACTTCGGCGCCTCGGCGTCGGTCCTCTCCTATGCCCATTTCCAGGCATTCAAATTCCCGGACTCGATGGAGGTGCATTTCCAGTGCACAATACAGATCTGTCGGTACCAATGTCCCGAACAGTGCTCCGAATCGCCTTTGTTGCTGGAGTCTCAGGGTCTTCTCGAGAATCATCATCATTCCCCGTCCAACAGCCATCTCGATTCTAGCTACGGTCTTCCACCTCCTATTCCGCTTCCCTTGGAAGCGTACTTGCAAGCGACTGCTGGTCGTCCTCGGGACGAGAGGCGGAGGAAGTCTCGAGAAATAGTACCATCTCCGCAGAAGGCGGTCGGAGTAAATCGAATAATACGCGTGGTTTCCACCGGCGATTTGACGTTCTCCATCGACGACTCCAACAATGGGGAATCCAATGGACCGACTATGGTGTTTCCTGTCCGAAACGAGAACACTGCGAGTTCGGCTATGATCTGCATGACCACACCAGGGTTCGCTGTTACTCTCATAGTACTTCTCGCTGTGTTACTTTCCTCGTGTATACTTTCTACCTACCTCTGCCTACGTCTAAGACCGTTCTCAGGAAAAGCTAGGAAAGCGGCCACGTATTATTCCGGCGAACAGAATGCTcctaaaaaatcgacaaggacgTGTTTCTATTCATAAGTACAAATGGACATAGCATTCTGAAAGAGGTACAGGTTATTGTTGTCGACCAGGTATGGGCAAAATGTAtttcaaaaactattcgaaCGACGACCTTACCAATTTGTATTCTGTTTTGTAGTCGAATGCTTAAAAGTATTCTCGTGTTGTATTCGGTAGCTGTGTAAATGCATTATAGTAATGCCCCTTTTCTGCATTATTACCGTGGCGGGCACCGGTGTCCGTCGCTAGCCTCTCCGCTCAGGTCGCATCAGTCACCGGGTGACCTATATATCGCTTTCTGAAGACTCGTAACATTAATGCCATTGGGAATACTGTAAAATAAAAAGCACATTTAAGTATCGAATGTTTGTAGTTTTTGcataataatttgtataattcGAAGCAGAATAATTCGGTCCACAACGTGTTAACGATCACTTCCTGTATCATTAGTAACACGATCatggtatttttaatattaatgattattttttatatcttcAGTAGCCTTTACGATTTCTAAACAAATTGTAAAGAATTCACATTATTTTAAGTATATCTATTTATTTATGAAAACATTGAGGAACAAACATCAGACTAATACCAGATTTACGGGGCCTAAAACACGGATATATTCTTTCCTTGTCAGTGAAACATACAAAATAGTGTATTCGATATTCAACGATATCGTCGAATATAAGTTACAAGAGTATTTAATATTCGATAACCTGAACGAGTACAAAATGCAAGTGAACGTTGATATTTCACCACTGCAAAATACAATATGTCAGTTTGTCCGTCACTTGTTCCGAATATCGAATCTAtatatttagtattttagacgtatttcggttaaaaagttattcgaaTGTGCTCATCCCTGGTCGTCGATCGGTCATACAGTTCACGATTAAAATATAGCACATACCATACTttcaatttaattataattttaatctaaTTTATTCGAATACTTTGTACAGATTtcattaataataacaaaaacaTAAAACCCACTGTTTCTTACACGAACAAAAATTTACTAATAATCACAATGAAAACCTGAAGATCGTGTCcgacaaaatgatagcacacgCTTTCAAACATTTGTCTTAATGGTGTCTACAAATATAAAGAGTTGTTCTTAATTTTATATTCCATAGACTGTTTATTTTTGAGCACAAGAATTGCACGGTAGAATCTCGATTATTGCAGAAAGTCGGAGCTGGAAACTTCTGCGATAATCAAGGTAATCAGTCTAATGGGAAGTAATCACACTCAGTGTATCCTCTCGTGCAATAAACGAGGTTCTACTATACTAACCCCGTAAGCATAAtctttgaaatttcaaaataaaagtgTTTACAAAAGTAAATTGACGTTGCATTCAAGTTTCTGCTAGTGAACGCTGAATTTGACAAACTTTAGCTGTCAGAATATCTCAGACAAATCTTTAATAGCGAATGAATTCGACCAATAGAGTttcttaattcttttcacgttgTGAACAAAGTTTGGGATGTGCTATCGTTTTgtcgtggactgtattatttatCATTTAACGAAGCGGGTTTTCTTCTCGAGACTGGTTCGACGATTTTCgtagtattaaattatttatcgaagcAAACACGAACGACGAATCATTGTCAGCGTAGTTGGTTTCTTCTTTTCAGGATGTAGACAAAATATAAAGTCTACTTCGATATAGAGTTGCTCAATGAAGGTTATCGAATTTCGAATGGTACAAAGTAGAAATTCTGGTAGCCAGGTTATCGTTTCGCGATCATTTTCGAATCTTCGTGATCGCGAAAAACACTTAAGTTTTATTCATTGAATCTTGCACAAACCGGTCTTCCTGGTCGTTCCATTCCAGGTATTGTAGAGGCTACAGAATGTCGTAAGCACGATTCTGTATACCAGCACGTACCAGACAGAGTATAGttcgtaataaaataaattagataCTCTCTGCTACGTGTATCGTGTCTGTTCTATCAGAACGATAAACCGATATGGATTTGTGCTTCGTCATGATAAAACTTACGCTCAAACCCTTACAGGCGACTGTGTATAGTCACTCCTCCCCCTCCCGGAAATTTAGTCAAAGATAATCAAACAATGCGCTCGCGATTTCCTTGTTACAATTACTTCGGGACCATGGTATTTgggttttctatttttttttttaactgttGCCCGTTGCGTATGAACAATGCGTAACTCGGTACGACTAAGGCTGAAATACTGCGAGATAatagtatatatttttttaaagaaaagcgTATCTTTTTAATACCTTGACAACACTGTCGTCATATCGTTATTTATTTGTTGCATAGAATGTTCCAAATTTCTTCAGCTTTATACGATGTATCTTGTGCACTTGTAAACATGCGAGTTCAAATtgttaaagaaattatttttgttttaacgTAAGAAATTAATACATGTAAAATTCTAAGTAATAAACGCCAAATTCATTCATTTTTCACGCAGCGTTTCAATTTTTCATAAATGCAATTGGTGGAGAAATATACAAGATACCAAGATCAAATGTATAAAGCAATAGTCAGTAGCTTGTAATGGTATATAAAAGGTTATAATGTAATATTTAATGTTAACGTAAGCACGTAGACATAAGAACGTTTATAAATTATACTTCATCGATGAAATAATGTACTTTTTACAAGAACGTTAGTAATTAATCTTTTATATAtggataataaatttataattacatTTGCCATCTTCTTTGTACGAACATTCTCAATTTTATCGTGTAGTGGAGACGTGAGAAACTTTTTATCATTGTGCTCGGGTGTCTGCATGTCAGGAAACGATAACACAGGAAAAAAGTAAACCGCCGGGTCTGTGGAAATCGGTTAAGGTGCTGTAAATACATTTATTGGCATTATCATTGATTTATGTTAAATAAACACACAACCtctcgattaaaaaaaaaaaaacgacttAACTTTTTTGTTCCTTTTGCGCGAGGCAGCAGCATTCATCCATTACTAGACGCCGTTGTGCTAGCAATTGGTGGTTGCTTgttctttatttttaatatcctcTTTGCCACTTGCTGTACGACAGTATCTTTTAGACTATTTGTAGGAAATAATCTAACGAGCTAAAATTGTTCTGGCGTTTCGCAAAATGTTTGGACGAGCGAggaaataaaacaaatattcatccgaaccaccgcatcgttaattaatttgtttttcttttggaGAAGGAAAACAAcaggcatttttttttttattacaaagaCGAAGGAAACACGAGGAAGCTTCGTTTTCCTGTACAAAGAGCTTCCCCCCTTctttgtttctttctttttttatactCGTACATGTGCTCCGAAGTGACAAGCCCTTTTCTCCTATAATATTCTCCAGATACACACTTCCTACTTATATATGTAATTACGTATGTCTGGTATTTCAGGATCAGCGTCCATGATAAACCAAACGTCTTCCTGGACGTTTTAAATGCGCATTACGCTTTAGGGATTTCTTAAATAATTCTTCCTACGCTCTAGTCGCGTAATTCAAAAGGCCCGCGAAGGCAATCGATCTTCCAATCGATTTCTATTCGATTATTAACCTTCGGTTGACGCGGCCTAGGATAAGAACGTAaaacgaaagaaaagaaaattctaATGTGGTGAATAATTTTCAAAGAagcttataaaaataaaaatgattctCGTTTGGAATATCCAGGTCTATAAAATCATTTCTATAATCGTTGCAATTGCTACTGAGGCGTGTCAACGGAAGGTTAAATGTCACTAAAAATATTGAGTTCTCGTATTATACTAACGTAAcgatatacatattttaaaataaaagagaTTTGAGTTTCTTAGCaacgtttttcaattttttcgatAATATTTACGATTGCTTTCCTACCATCAACTAGGTGTTATTGTCAGCCTCTTTGGGGCTTGATCTAGAGGTGCTGTTATTTCGAAGTTATTATCGCTATGGATCAACAGTTGTCGTAGTCGATCGAAGTTTCGATAATCGAACGCGTTGCAAGTTTTCTCAATGATTTTAGTGAAAATAGAGAACAAAGTTCTTCTTTTACACGAAAGAATGTTGACCGCTTCGATTCGATTTAATCTTCGTGCAAGTAAATCTCGCGTTGCGCACATAATTATGCTAATATAGTGTAATAATCTCTCTGTGAGAAGC is part of the Colletes latitarsis isolate SP2378_abdomen chromosome 10, iyColLati1, whole genome shotgun sequence genome and harbors:
- the Dy gene encoding transmembrane protein dusky, whose product is MRWRIFIFACLLLKGLARTEDVEVVEAIPGEDNRNDNSALNRQDNDINSSDQLALESLGEKDTGSNHYKPGGLRGHPLPLPPSRGGLGLPHPRPHHNVAYHGPPPPLPPSKTPSEAIDKIYTTGGGISTAVGAEPWPAPTPDMPKIISLDVKCEKNLMKVYLGFDKPFYGIVFSKGHYSNVNCVHLPAGLGRTSVNFEISIHACGTAGNTENGLYGYGAESGSGTYFENIIVVQYDPQVQEVWDQARKLRCTWHDLYEKSVTFRPFPVDMLDVVRADFAGDNVGCWMQIQVGKGPWASEVSGLVKIGQTMTMVLAIKDDDSKFDMLVRNCMAHDGKRAPIQLVDQRGCITRPKLMSRFTKIKNFGASASVLSYAHFQAFKFPDSMEVHFQCTIQICRYQCPEQCSESPLLLESQGLLENHHHSPSNSHLDSSYGLPPPIPLPLEAYLQATAGRPRDERRRKSREIVPSPQKAVGVNRIIRVVSTGDLTFSIDDSNNGESNGPTMVFPVRNENTASSAMICMTTPGFAVTLIVLLAVLLSSCILSTYLCLRLRPFSGKARKAATYYSGEQNAPKKSTRTCFYS